The following coding sequences are from one Halomicrobium zhouii window:
- a CDS encoding biotin--[acetyl-CoA-carboxylase] ligase yields MQETRRRVLEALADGPVTGPELADSLDVSRAAVWKHVEALREVGFTIASDDDGYVLDGVPEFGAEAVEFGLDAPFEVEYHDSIDSTNRRARELAQDDAGDVVVLADEQTGGKGRLDRAWSSPSGGIWLSLVLRPEVPAAHVPAFTLATAVAVTRAAREAGVDARIKWPNDVVVGDGVGPEGRPNGDGEAVDEELKLAGILTETQGEADRVSWVVVGVGINANVDVADLPAERGVTSLRQEVGDVDRRVFTQRVLEALDELRDDLPGAVEEWTEYASTLGKRVRVETPGGTVEGEAVDVEFPGALVIDTGDERVTVTAGDCEHLRPV; encoded by the coding sequence ATGCAAGAAACGCGGCGACGCGTCCTCGAGGCCCTCGCCGACGGGCCCGTCACCGGGCCCGAACTGGCCGACTCTCTGGACGTCTCCCGGGCTGCGGTGTGGAAACACGTCGAGGCGCTCCGCGAGGTCGGATTCACGATCGCGAGCGACGACGACGGCTACGTCCTCGACGGCGTCCCCGAGTTCGGCGCCGAGGCCGTGGAGTTCGGCCTCGACGCGCCGTTCGAGGTCGAGTACCACGACAGCATCGACAGCACGAACCGGCGAGCCAGGGAACTGGCGCAGGACGACGCCGGTGACGTGGTCGTCCTCGCCGACGAGCAGACCGGCGGGAAGGGCCGACTGGATCGGGCGTGGTCGTCGCCGAGCGGCGGCATCTGGCTCAGCCTGGTCCTCCGGCCGGAGGTTCCGGCCGCCCACGTTCCCGCCTTCACGCTCGCCACCGCCGTCGCGGTCACGCGCGCCGCTCGCGAGGCGGGCGTCGACGCGCGGATCAAGTGGCCCAACGACGTCGTCGTGGGGGACGGGGTCGGCCCGGAGGGGCGACCGAACGGAGACGGCGAAGCCGTCGACGAGGAACTGAAACTCGCGGGAATTCTCACCGAAACGCAGGGCGAGGCCGACCGGGTCTCGTGGGTGGTCGTCGGCGTCGGAATCAACGCCAACGTCGACGTGGCAGACCTCCCGGCGGAGCGGGGCGTCACGAGCCTCAGGCAGGAGGTCGGCGACGTCGACCGCCGGGTGTTCACCCAGCGGGTGCTCGAAGCGCTCGACGAGTTGCGAGACGACCTCCCCGGTGCAGTTGAGGAGTGGACCGAGTACGCGTCGACGCTGGGCAAGCGCGTCCGCGTGGAGACGCCGGGTGGGACCGTCGAGGGCGAGGCTGTCGACGTCGAGTTCCCCGGCGCGCTGGTTATCGACACCGGCGACGAACGGGTCACCGTCACCGCCGGCGACTGCGAACATCTGCGGCCGGTGTGA
- a CDS encoding universal stress protein: protein MYDRILLPTDGSAGMTRVIDHAGELARIHDASVHALYVVDTASLTTMPMDASLDGIHGLMQEEGEAAVEEAQRRMPEGVDVDQTITEGAPAAQIVDCADEADCDVVVMGTHGRGGLNRLLLGSVAEHVVRRSSVPVVTVRVDAETEPKSAGEPSVQEVEH from the coding sequence ATGTACGACCGCATACTGCTCCCGACGGACGGCTCCGCGGGCATGACGCGGGTGATAGACCACGCGGGCGAACTCGCCCGGATCCACGACGCGTCGGTCCACGCGCTCTACGTCGTCGACACGGCGAGCCTGACGACGATGCCGATGGACGCGTCGCTCGACGGCATCCACGGGCTGATGCAGGAAGAGGGGGAGGCGGCCGTGGAGGAAGCACAGCGTCGCATGCCCGAGGGCGTCGACGTTGACCAGACGATCACCGAGGGCGCGCCCGCGGCACAGATCGTCGATTGCGCCGACGAGGCCGACTGTGACGTCGTCGTGATGGGGACCCACGGCCGCGGCGGACTGAACCGCCTGTTGCTGGGCAGCGTCGCCGAGCACGTCGTCCGCCGGTCGTCGGTGCCCGTCGTTACCGTCCGCGTCGACGCGGAGACGGAGCCAAAATCGGCCGGAGAGCCGTCAGTTCAGGAAGTCGAGCACTGA
- a CDS encoding amidohydrolase family protein has translation MEHSSMDSEGEVLELEGTILRGRSFEPIEGRVVVEDGEITAVEAADVDSDQIILPAFVNAHTHVGDSIAKEAGGGLSLEELVAPPDGLKHRLLREASHEELVAAMERSFAFMEQSGTGAFVEFREGGVDGVRAIEDALSGSNLAAVVLGRETVDAMEASDGFGASGANDAEFGRERKATAEAGKLFGIHAGEVDPSDINPALDLDPDFLVHMVYADDVHLDRVADSEIPVAVCPRSNLVTGVGMPPIAELAERTTVALGTDNVFLNSPSMFREMEFTAKVADVPAAEVLRMATVNGAEMAGLNCGLVEEGRDARLLVLDGDSHNLAGAREVVRAVVRRAGVSDVERVVTPDNA, from the coding sequence ATGGAACACTCGAGTATGGACTCCGAAGGCGAAGTACTGGAACTCGAAGGCACGATCCTGCGCGGTCGGTCGTTCGAACCGATCGAGGGACGCGTCGTCGTCGAGGACGGCGAGATCACGGCCGTCGAGGCTGCCGACGTCGATAGTGATCAGATCATTCTGCCGGCGTTCGTCAACGCACACACCCACGTCGGTGACTCCATCGCGAAGGAAGCCGGCGGCGGGCTCTCACTCGAAGAACTCGTGGCGCCGCCGGACGGCCTCAAGCACCGGCTGCTCCGGGAGGCGAGCCACGAGGAACTTGTCGCGGCGATGGAACGGTCGTTCGCGTTCATGGAGCAATCCGGGACGGGCGCGTTCGTCGAGTTCCGCGAGGGCGGCGTCGACGGCGTCCGGGCTATCGAGGACGCCCTCTCCGGGTCGAACCTGGCGGCAGTCGTCCTCGGACGCGAGACCGTCGATGCGATGGAGGCCAGCGACGGCTTCGGCGCCAGCGGCGCGAACGACGCCGAGTTCGGCCGAGAGCGCAAGGCGACTGCTGAAGCGGGGAAACTGTTCGGCATCCACGCTGGCGAGGTCGACCCGTCGGACATCAACCCCGCGCTGGACCTGGACCCGGACTTCCTGGTCCACATGGTGTACGCCGACGACGTCCACCTCGACCGCGTCGCGGACAGCGAGATCCCGGTCGCCGTCTGCCCGCGTTCGAACCTCGTGACCGGGGTCGGGATGCCACCCATCGCCGAACTCGCCGAACGGACGACGGTGGCGCTGGGGACGGACAACGTCTTCCTCAACAGCCCGTCGATGTTCCGCGAGATGGAGTTCACCGCGAAGGTCGCCGACGTCCCTGCCGCCGAAGTCCTGCGGATGGCGACCGTCAACGGGGCAGAAATGGCGGGCCTGAACTGCGGCCTCGTCGAGGAGGGACGGGACGCCCGCCTGCTCGTGCTCGACGGCGACTCCCACAACCTCGCCGGCGCGCGCGAAGTCGTCCGCGCGGTCGTCCGTCGCGCCGGCGTCTCGGACGTGGAACGCGTCGTCACCCCCGACAACGCTTAA
- a CDS encoding HD domain-containing protein: MTTIKDSVHDHIELDGVAEALLDTAPVQRLRHVKQLGTVTLVYPSANHTRFEHSLGVYYLADQALSHLGIEGQQAERVRAAAILHDVGHSPYSHNIEELVYRETGLYHDDVDELLGTGDVARVLSEHGLNPDSVAGLVAGEGELGQLVSGELDVDRMDYLVRDAHHTGVPYGTIDHERLVRELRFVDGDLVLDEGNVQTAESLLLARALMNPTVYQHHVARIAKSMLRRATERLLAETRTDASELRRWDDSDLLVALRDCQATAELAGRLSRRTLYKRSVWAEMDAVPDPLLESDHERVRSLEREVADAANVDPEHVVLDVPDEPSMTESTSRVVVNGQVRPLAEQSTLVSALRAAQHDQWRLGVYAPPDVADRVGDAAIRVLGLELDGARVRDVRPGIHATLDEFN, encoded by the coding sequence ATGACCACGATAAAGGACAGCGTGCACGACCACATCGAACTCGATGGGGTCGCGGAGGCGCTGCTCGATACGGCACCCGTCCAGCGGTTACGCCACGTCAAGCAACTGGGGACGGTGACACTCGTCTATCCGTCGGCCAATCACACGCGCTTCGAGCACTCGCTGGGGGTGTACTACCTCGCCGACCAGGCGCTCTCACACCTGGGCATCGAGGGACAGCAGGCCGAACGCGTCCGCGCGGCGGCCATCCTCCACGACGTCGGCCACTCGCCGTACAGTCACAACATCGAGGAGCTCGTCTACCGCGAGACGGGGCTGTACCACGACGACGTCGACGAACTGCTCGGGACGGGCGACGTCGCCCGCGTCCTCTCCGAGCACGGCCTCAACCCCGACAGCGTCGCCGGCCTGGTCGCGGGCGAGGGCGAGCTCGGCCAGCTGGTCTCCGGGGAACTCGACGTCGACCGGATGGACTACCTGGTCCGGGACGCTCACCACACCGGCGTTCCTTACGGGACCATCGACCACGAGCGGCTGGTGCGTGAACTCCGCTTCGTCGACGGTGACCTGGTCCTCGACGAGGGGAACGTCCAGACGGCCGAGTCGCTCCTGCTCGCACGCGCGCTGATGAACCCCACTGTCTACCAGCACCACGTCGCGCGCATCGCGAAATCGATGCTGCGACGGGCGACGGAGCGGTTGCTCGCCGAGACCCGGACCGACGCATCGGAACTCCGCCGCTGGGACGACAGCGACCTCCTCGTCGCGCTCCGGGACTGCCAGGCGACGGCCGAACTCGCCGGCCGACTGAGCCGGCGAACCCTCTACAAGCGCTCCGTCTGGGCCGAGATGGACGCCGTCCCGGACCCGCTGCTCGAAAGCGACCACGAGCGCGTGCGGTCGCTGGAGCGTGAGGTGGCGGACGCGGCCAACGTCGACCCCGAACACGTCGTCCTCGACGTCCCGGACGAACCGTCGATGACGGAGTCGACGAGCCGCGTCGTCGTCAACGGACAGGTCCGCCCGCTCGCGGAACAGTCGACGCTCGTGAGCGCGCTCCGGGCCGCCCAGCACGACCAGTGGCGTCTCGGGGTGTACGCGCCGCCGGACGTCGCCGACCGGGTCGGTGACGCGGCGATCCGCGTGCTCGGGCTGGAACTCGACGGCGCTCGCGTGCGAGACGTCAGGCCCGGCATCCACGCGACTCTCGACGAGTTCAACTGA
- a CDS encoding protein-tyrosine phosphatase family protein, with translation MPDARNGSPTDVHRFAPAAPEEEHVYGACCPGWHSTVDHDDAVDEWADFMLERGIDRVCYLLSGDQLDSTDADQGRYERAFGPENVRHVPIPDHHLADAKTLETELFPFLDDAVANDERVVVHCLAGIGRTGHVLAAWLVHGRDYDPVDAIETVEEMGRSPAEAEERGNARRGELYELLAHFA, from the coding sequence ATGCCCGACGCACGAAACGGGTCCCCCACCGACGTCCACCGGTTCGCACCGGCGGCTCCCGAAGAGGAACACGTCTATGGCGCCTGTTGCCCCGGCTGGCACTCGACGGTGGACCACGACGACGCCGTCGACGAGTGGGCCGACTTCATGCTCGAACGGGGCATCGACCGGGTGTGCTATCTCCTCTCGGGCGATCAACTCGATAGCACCGACGCGGACCAGGGGCGATACGAGCGAGCGTTCGGTCCGGAGAACGTCCGGCACGTCCCGATCCCGGACCACCACCTCGCCGATGCGAAGACGCTAGAGACAGAGTTGTTTCCCTTCCTCGACGACGCCGTCGCGAACGACGAGCGAGTGGTGGTCCACTGTCTCGCCGGCATCGGTCGGACGGGCCACGTCCTCGCCGCGTGGCTCGTCCACGGCCGGGACTACGACCCAGTCGACGCCATCGAGACGGTCGAGGAGATGGGGCGCTCGCCCGCGGAGGCCGAGGAGAGGGGCAACGCGCGCCGCGGTGAACTGTACGAACTGCTCGCACACTTCGCCTGA